In the Bacillus shivajii genome, one interval contains:
- a CDS encoding CBO0543 family protein: MLYSSIVVIVLLVIVWIMPKHLKRRDMVIIWITLSYLEIVVDYYLGYTFELYKFAGDSEVSPEAFTTKLFMAPLFTIPFLNYMPVNFKSFVPYWIAWAAFSTFFEWTTVQSGYLTYTGWKLWYSAIFYLLIFPLVRLYYYYIRHH, from the coding sequence GTGCTGTATTCATCAATTGTAGTTATAGTGTTACTAGTCATCGTTTGGATTATGCCTAAACACTTAAAAAGACGAGATATGGTGATCATTTGGATTACTCTTTCTTATCTTGAAATTGTCGTCGATTATTACCTAGGCTACACGTTCGAACTATACAAATTTGCTGGTGACAGTGAAGTAAGCCCGGAAGCTTTTACAACGAAGCTTTTTATGGCACCGTTATTTACAATCCCATTTTTAAACTATATGCCTGTAAATTTTAAGTCCTTCGTCCCTTATTGGATAGCCTGGGCAGCTTTTTCTACATTCTTTGAGTGGACTACCGTACAATCTGGCTACTTAACATATACAGGTTGGAAACTATGGTATTCTGCAATTTTTTATTTGCTCATTTTTCCACTTGTAAGATTGTATTATTATTACATAAGGCATCATTGA
- a CDS encoding CPBP family glutamic-type intramembrane protease, with product MFAMAHAHIGTLFALTAFIPGLFWGWMYTRQKSIIGVSISHMLIGIWVLFILGFTQFIQ from the coding sequence GTGTTTGCGATGGCTCATGCTCATATCGGTACGCTTTTCGCTTTAACAGCATTTATTCCTGGATTATTTTGGGGCTGGATGTACACAAGGCAAAAATCGATCATTGGTGTCAGTATCTCCCATATGTTAATTGGAATATGGGTACTGTTCATTTTAGGATTCACACAGTTTATACAATAG
- a CDS encoding cyclic nucleotide-binding domain-containing protein, whose product MTTASEIYTPIKDTLLTNEFTEEEVHILSNYSQYYFLQKDETLIQEGERQKSLYIIKTGRLGIFQGEASDLFTSLESESMIGEKSIVEVEHHYTYSVKALDPSMVMKIDTYKLFQEQNNHSLQLKLLNKAVKQFSREKITLFLKKMKNVSKQKPTMH is encoded by the coding sequence ATGACGACAGCAAGTGAAATTTATACACCAATTAAAGATACTCTTCTTACAAATGAATTCACTGAGGAAGAGGTTCATATCCTTTCAAACTACTCACAGTATTACTTCCTTCAAAAAGACGAAACGTTGATTCAAGAAGGTGAACGTCAAAAAAGCCTTTATATTATAAAGACAGGAAGGTTAGGTATTTTTCAGGGTGAGGCATCGGACCTTTTTACGAGTTTGGAATCAGAAAGTATGATCGGTGAAAAATCAATTGTAGAGGTAGAGCATCATTATACGTATTCCGTTAAGGCGTTAGATCCATCCATGGTCATGAAAATCGATACGTATAAACTGTTTCAAGAACAAAATAATCACTCACTTCAATTGAAACTATTAAATAAAGCCGTCAAACAATTTTCAAGAGAGAAAATAACACTGTTTTTAAAAAAGATGAAGAACGTGAGCAAACAAAAGCCTACAATGCACTAG